From the genome of Flavobacterium sediminis:
CAATAAAGATGGTATTTTGAGATCAGAGCCTAACAAATTTTTATCGTACAGTATTTCGTATTCAAAATCGGTCTCAAATCGTATCTTTTCAAGGAACAAGTATAGCTCTAAAGTTTCTATTTCTTCTTTTAAAAAGATTTCACTTACCTGACTGTGTTCCAGATACAAACGCATTAAACGGGAGAACTTAACCAGATAGGAACTGGCTAATTTTCGTTCGTTGTGAACAATATAATCCTGTATAGAATTCATTGCGTTAAAGATAAAATGAGGGTTCATTTGGGAACGCAAATTTTCTAATTGCAATGCGGTTATCTTTTTATCCACGAGTAATTGTGAGATCTCCCGGTTCTTTTTTTCGATTTTTATTTTGTTGGAAATCGTTACGATCCCATATAAAATTAAGACTAGCAGTACACTTATCATAAAAACAAAACCTTTGGTTTTCCAGAAAGGTTCATTGACAACCACTTCAATGGAAACTATTTTATTATTGGTCCGGGCTACTTCATCAATATAGAATGGAAAAACTTCAAAGACATAATTTCCGGGCGGAATGGATAAGTATTTTACGGAGCGCTCTGCCTCTTCAATTTCCCGCCACGTATTGTCGTAATTTTTCAGTCGGTATTTGTACGATATATTTTCTGCATTATTAAAAGCATTGGTATTAAATGAAAATTTAATATTGTTCTTTTCGTGTGTTAATTCAATTTTTTTACTAATATCAATTTCCTTATCTAAAACGGTCACTGCTGTAAAATATGCATCAGGAATTTTTGTTTTTTTTGTACTTAAAAGTTCCTTTTTTATAGAAAATATTTCTTTATTACTGGTGTAAATGATCTTATCCTTAAAAACTTCCAGAGAAACTATAGAACCGCTGATACCACTGTTCCGTGTATTGTAAAGGGTTTCCTTGAATTTGTCACTCCGATCGATCATTAGCAACCCTTTTTCAGAAACTATCCAAAGTTCATTCTTATAGGCTTTTAGGAATTTAATTTCTTTAGGTTCAAAATCTTTAAAGCGATAATTAAAAACTTCATTGTTTTTTAAGTAGTATAGCTTGTTCTGAACTCCGGAAAACCAAATGGTACCGTCATCCGTTTCTGCGATCGAAGTAGCGTTAAATATCTCATTCTTAAATTGCAATAGCTTTTTTTTGCCACTGCTAAACTTATATACACCACTGGCTGTCGCTATAAAAAAGTCTTGAGTTGTTTTACTGACATGGGCTGTATACGCCCGGGAATCATCTACTGTATCTTCCTGAATACGGTTGTACTTTTCGGTATATAAAACCGATTTGTTATACGTTAAATACAATACTTTATCGCCGACAACCTGAATATCTTTGGCTACATTGAACAGTGAAGTTTTTTGAAACGTATGTTTTTTAAGATCATATATAAAGCTCTCGTTATTATTTACACCGATGTAAACAATATCTTTCTTCGGATCCACTTCTATGGCTGAAAGAATATTCTTTGTCGGTACTTTCAAAACTTTGGTAATGCCTTTTATTACATCAAAAAACAGCAAATAACCTGAATCCGTGTAAAAAATAAGTTCTCGGTCATTTTTAGCTTTAGAGCCAACAATATATCCATAGCTTTCATAATTAAAATTATTAGAAAGCAGGTTGATATTGGGCACTACTTTTATTCCGTCTTTTAGCGTTGCAAACCAATAGTTGTCTTCTGAATCTTTAAAAAGATGGCTTACTTTATTCTCTTTAAAAAAAGTATTTCTGTAAACAAAAGAATCTTCTTTATACTCGTATACCTGTGTTCCGTTGTACGTAAATACAAAAACCTTATGATCCACTACCTTTACATTGATCAACCGCTCAAAAGCTATATCTTCGGGACTATTGATCTTTAAATGACCGGAATCGGTAATCTTAAAGAATTGTCCTTTTGATCTGTTTTCAGCAAATAAAAAACAAGTTGTATCTAAAACAAAGAAAACAGGTTTTGAAGAGGAGTTCTCTATTTCTAATTGCGATAGTTGTGTGATCTTATCCGTAGAAAAATCAATTGTAAAGATTCGGCTTTCATTGTCAATAAAATATCCTTTTTCTCCCGTATAACAAGACGTTAATACTTTTGCGTCACTTATTTTCCGGATGGTCTCTGCATCTGATCTGTAAATTCCTTTAGACGAAAACAAATAAACGATATCTTCGCCTTTAACAATAAACTGACTCAACCCTCCTTTCAGAACGGAATTGAAATCCTTATAGAACTGAATACTATCGTTCTTTACATAAAAAAACTGTCCGTACAGGTTGTTGAACCATAACTTTCCTTTTTTATCGATTTGAAGATTGAAAACAGTATTTCCTTTTTGTTCCTCGTTTCTTACTTTTTCAAACTTTCTGCCATCATATTTTAAAAGACCATTCTCAGAAGATATCCATTTTGTTCCGTTCGGAGTCTCAATGATGTCATAAAACTCATTACTATATTTATTTAACTCATCGCCAAAGTCAAAAACAACCGGATTTTGAGCCGAACCATAAACGCAGAAAAATATAAATAGTATTCTGATGTAAACATTCATATTCGGTAAAAATACAAATAATAGAAGAATGGCAGATTTTAACTTCTGAAATGAAGTCAAAAACTTCTAAATGAATTAACTTTACCGTTCTATTCCTGATTTGAAATGAAAGATCTGTTCAGACAACTGGGGGAATCTCCCAAAACCAAACAAAAAGAACAATTCAATACTTTTTCCAATTATGCCAACGGAAAGTTTCAGAATATCACAACAACTCCGGCACTCCGGGAAGGTGAAAGCATGCTAAAGGTATTATGGGAATTCTTTAAAAAACATCCGGAAACCGAACCGAAATTTCCGATTCCTTCCGTTCGTACCGATCTGAAAGCAATTTCTAAAAACGACGAGGTTTTGGTGTGGTTCGGTCACAGTTCGTATTTCTTTCAGACACATGGAAAAACCTTTTTGGTCGATCCGGTTTTCAGTGGTAATGCTTCGCCCATCCCCGGCTCAGTAAAAGCTTTTAAAGGTGCTGATGATTACAATGCGGAAGATATGCCGGATATTGATTTTCTACTTATTTCACATGATCATTGGGATCATTTAGATTATCATACGATTCAAAAATTGCAAACCAAAGTAAGCACTGTGATCTGCGGAATGGGTGTTAAACAGCATTTTGAATACTGGGGCTGGGATCGTAATATGATACATGAAAAAAATTGGTACGAATCTGTTAATCTCGAAAACGGATTTTCCATAACCTTAACTCCGGCACGTCATTTTTCAGGGAGGTTATTCACACGGAATATCTCTTTATGGACCTCTTTTGTATTGGAAACACCTTCTCAAAAACTATTCTTAGGTGGCGACAGTGGCTACGGTCCGCATTTTGATGAGATCGGAGCACAATTCGGTCCTTTTGATCTGGCAATTCTCGAATGCGGACAGTATAACGAAAAATGGCCATACATTCATTCCCTTCCGGAAGAGATCATAACGGAAACCAAAGCCTTAAAAGCTCAGTTCGTTTTACCGGTTCATCATTCCAAATTCAAGTTGGCGCAACACCCTTGGTACGAACCGCTGCAACGGATTACTGAATTAGCCGAAAAAGAAAACTATCCGGTTATTACACCAAAGATAGGCGAAAAGGTAATTTTGGATCAATTGAGTACCGTTTGGGAAAAATGGTGGGAACAACTACTATAATCCACACAATAACAATAACTTAACACTATTGTCATACCCTATAAATTCTACTCAAAAATAAAAACAGGTATTTCTGCCTGTACTCATCTTGTAGCGATTTTCTACTTTTACTATTGAGTATTAGTACCGATACGTACTGCTTACTTTAGTCACTGTTATTACCTAAACCGATTTGTGTAACCTTTTACATCATGTAAAACTTTACCTGAGATACAACTCTTAAAACTCAATATTATGACAATGACTAAATTTGACACTCCGGCGTATCAGGGAGAAAAAGATTTCCAAAACCAACCTGATAAACTAAAAGAACAATTTTTAGCTTCCTGGAGCAATTATGTTAACTATTGCACCATTAATTCTCAAATGGGAAATCCCTGGACCAGCCTTTACGACCATCCCAGAAGTTGGTATTACGACCCGCTGGTAACTCCTGTTATTCCGGCTTCCAGTAATACCGTTCCGATCCAATGGACTGCCTTTCCGAATCGGATCAATCATTATTTCCAAGGGCTTTTCAGTCATACTTTCGGAGAAGATGCTACTGATAAACTTCATGAACTGGCCGATATAGGTCCGGATGCTTTTAGTCAAAAATACAATATCACTCTTGATGTTCCCGCTAATCCATGCGATCCGAACAATACTCAAACAAAATCCTTTGGTCCCAAAGGACCGAGAGGCTGGCAGGACGAATACTGCGAATGGTCAGTAACACGTGATGAGAACGGCAACATCACAGCGGTTGACTTTACGCATGAAAATCCTGAATATTGGTTCCATTTATGGCGTGTATCTCCCGATCTGGTATTGTCTCTGTACCAAGAGATCTTAAGCCAACCAAATATTAAACTGGAAGATCTTTACCTGTATGATGCCAACAATAATCCGGTGATCGTACGCGAAACCGGAAAACCGGCCTATAATCCTATCAACAAATGGAACAGCGGTTCGGCTACCACAGGTTTAAGCGGTGGTGCTATTCACCTTACCAGTCCGCCGAATTCTTTAGGTGCGGAAATTTATCTGGGGCTGCTGCCACTATTTTGAGACAAGTGAACGGAACCATTCTCAAAGATGCCAACCAACTTATCTGTGCTTCTCAATACGGACAAATTTACCGCAATAGTGATCCGCGTATCGGGCAATCGGTAAATTTATTGGTACAAGATCATGATCTATTGATCACGCTTACTAACCCTATTGCTTTATACGGGCAAAAACCCGACCTAAGTATGTTTGAAATGCCTGCCAATGCTAATAAAACAATTCAAGATTGTTATACGATCGTCAGAGGATTAGAAAATAATTCCGGTAAGGCTTATTACCCGAACAATATGATCTTACATTCCCGCTTTTTTGTACCGGAAGGTGCTAACTTTACACTAAGCGATATTAAAATAAACGGAGTGCCTATGAAATGGGGTTCTCAAATTGCAGATACATTTCAGGTACAATTAGCCGGAACCGGTATACCGGCAAGCAGTGGCCAGAAACCTGAAATATTTCCTCCGGTAGCCGATGCTCCTGTTCTTTTACCTAATATCCAGTACGTTTTAGATTATGACGTTTTATCGGCTAGCTTATACAATAAGCTCAATTCGCTCTCTAACCTGACTTCCTGCATTACTCAGGTAGAAGTAGGTAAAACAACAGATAATATTGCCATTCTTACTTATAATGCCACAAAAAACACGCAATTTGATTTTGGTCCCGGTATTACAACAACGATCAATTCGTATCAGGATTTGGGAAACAATGGACAGTTATTTGTTGTAAGCCTGGAAGTGGACAGTTCTGCTTCAACTGGACAAAAACCACTGGCTTTGTACAATACCTCAACTGATCCGAAATATCCTATTGCCGGAGTATTAGAAGTGGTTCCTGCCGGAACTTTACCTACACTAAGTACTAAAAAGAATGCTACGGCTCTTTCAGAAGCGCAAGTTGAACACTTAAAAGCTATTCTGTAATATGAGAAAAACACTATTATGGGGATTGAGTTTGCTTCTCTTACTAACCTCATGTAAAAAAGAGAAAAATACGGAAGAAATGACCGAAGTGGCTGCAACACAAGAAATAGAACAGGAAACTATAGATTGCGGTGCTTTCTGTAATCCTCCGGAAGTTTCCTATGTGCTGCCGGAAGATGCCTGTAACCTGAGTTCACAAAAGACGATGAACTGTTTTGCCTGGAGTAGCTTTTTAGCCCTTAACTGGAAAGCGGGCGGACAAGGAGTTCCGGATAGTACAGCAACGGCTTCGACCTATGGAACACCCGGCGATTTCAGTCCGACAGTATGGGAAAGCTGTCCAAGTGTTGATGCTATTTTTTCGGCACAAGGAAAAAGCTTAAAAGCATTGAACCCGCTAACGTCAATTAAACGTATCCATAAGCTAAGTAAGATCGGTTTGTTACTGAATAAAGTAAACAAAAAATCGCTCAAAGCATCTAAAGACAGTAAACTTGAAGAGATCTTTCAGGCAAAAGGGACCTGGCTTACCGATCAGGGAGGAAATCTGGTATGGTATGAGGTACTTGTTGATATGACTGAAGCCGATTTTATCAATGCAAACCAATTGTATACAATGGCTAACTTGAAAAATTATGCTTCCCAACACAATGGTGTTTGGCTGCCGACAGGTTCAATTGAGTTTAAAGCCGCCTGGAAAGTAGTTCCTGAAAAAGAGGTAGATTCTGTACAGAAGTATTATAAAATGTCTCAGGCTCTAGTTCCTACTGTAACCGGTTTTGACGCTAATAATCAGCCTATTTACGGAAAATATACACAGCAATACCTTGCGTTGGTAGGTTTGCATATTATTCGTAAAACGTCTTTAGCTTCACAATTCGTCTGGATGACATTTGAACATGTACATAATGCACCAACAGCCGGTCAGGTTGACAATTCTGTGAATTATAGCTTTTTTAACCCAAACAGTACGGCTATTCCTAACCAATCGCCTGTGCCGAATAAAGATAGCCTTTCTACTCCTGTACAAGTAGTACGGATCGCTAATAATGCCTTAACTACCGATATTCAAACATTAAATGCTCAGGTACAAGATCTGATTCGCCAAAGCAATCCGCAATCGGTATGGCAATATTATCAACTGGTTAATGTGCAATGGCCTCAGAACCCGGTACAGGACGGAAACAACAATAAACAGATCCCGCTGCAAATGGGAGGTATAACTCCTTCCAATATTGCTAATACAACTATGGAAACCTACGCTCAAAGTACGCAATGTATGTCGTGCCATCAATACGGCAGCATTAACGGTACACAATACCCTACCGACTATAGTTTTGTGTTCTTACAGGTAAAACAGTAGAATACAGGCTATAATTAAAGCAGGCCATAATAGAGGTTTATATTAACTCCTATTAAAAAAGGTTGTCTTCTATTGAGACAACCTTTTTATTTTAGTCATTATCTCCGTAAAATTTTATTGTATTACAACTTTTTCTCCTAAAAACTTGGGTTTTACATTAAATAGAAAATCGATAAAAACTTTATCTCTTGCTAAAAACTCCCTTAACTGTGTCTTAAATCCTGCATAAGCATTCACGTCTTTTGCATTAAAAGCAATAGCTTTTATTCC
Proteins encoded in this window:
- a CDS encoding sensor histidine kinase, with product MNVYIRILFIFFCVYGSAQNPVVFDFGDELNKYSNEFYDIIETPNGTKWISSENGLLKYDGRKFEKVRNEEQKGNTVFNLQIDKKGKLWFNNLYGQFFYVKNDSIQFYKDFNSVLKGGLSQFIVKGEDIVYLFSSKGIYRSDAETIRKISDAKVLTSCYTGEKGYFIDNESRIFTIDFSTDKITQLSQLEIENSSSKPVFFVLDTTCFLFAENRSKGQFFKITDSGHLKINSPEDIAFERLINVKVVDHKVFVFTYNGTQVYEYKEDSFVYRNTFFKENKVSHLFKDSEDNYWFATLKDGIKVVPNINLLSNNFNYESYGYIVGSKAKNDRELIFYTDSGYLLFFDVIKGITKVLKVPTKNILSAIEVDPKKDIVYIGVNNNESFIYDLKKHTFQKTSLFNVAKDIQVVGDKVLYLTYNKSVLYTEKYNRIQEDTVDDSRAYTAHVSKTTQDFFIATASGVYKFSSGKKKLLQFKNEIFNATSIAETDDGTIWFSGVQNKLYYLKNNEVFNYRFKDFEPKEIKFLKAYKNELWIVSEKGLLMIDRSDKFKETLYNTRNSGISGSIVSLEVFKDKIIYTSNKEIFSIKKELLSTKKTKIPDAYFTAVTVLDKEIDISKKIELTHEKNNIKFSFNTNAFNNAENISYKYRLKNYDNTWREIEEAERSVKYLSIPPGNYVFEVFPFYIDEVARTNNKIVSIEVVVNEPFWKTKGFVFMISVLLVLILYGIVTISNKIKIEKKNREISQLLVDKKITALQLENLRSQMNPHFIFNAMNSIQDYIVHNERKLASSYLVKFSRLMRLYLEHSQVSEIFLKEEIETLELYLFLEKIRFETDFEYEILYDKNLLGSDLKIPSLLLQPFIENAIKHGLSNKKGLKKIKVSFQEKDSFFEIMIDDNGVGRQATQNKENKYKSFATKATAKRVELLNKNYNKNISVTIVDKHDEFSRPTGTTVIIQISNY
- a CDS encoding MBL fold metallo-hydrolase, producing MKDLFRQLGESPKTKQKEQFNTFSNYANGKFQNITTTPALREGESMLKVLWEFFKKHPETEPKFPIPSVRTDLKAISKNDEVLVWFGHSSYFFQTHGKTFLVDPVFSGNASPIPGSVKAFKGADDYNAEDMPDIDFLLISHDHWDHLDYHTIQKLQTKVSTVICGMGVKQHFEYWGWDRNMIHEKNWYESVNLENGFSITLTPARHFSGRLFTRNISLWTSFVLETPSQKLFLGGDSGYGPHFDEIGAQFGPFDLAILECGQYNEKWPYIHSLPEEIITETKALKAQFVLPVHHSKFKLAQHPWYEPLQRITELAEKENYPVITPKIGEKVILDQLSTVWEKWWEQLL